From a single Nicotiana tomentosiformis chromosome 2, ASM39032v3, whole genome shotgun sequence genomic region:
- the LOC138905510 gene encoding uncharacterized protein, producing MEFDEAPSRTDGKLEKDSGKVPESLEIEDASHRSQQTVALALHQEEFSKSRTELSRREADFRWLSKERNALKLLNGQKEEEIKDLRVNLAKAYQDQTDLTEQEVDTIRAETLGWKKGMDRLAAEKETARAQLSSPEHQLQGMKENILVQARKIEELKARRSSTSKTGSRDAQTRAYWVAELAKCQSRRETLEEIHARGFDLTKEIKKAKELEADAGALASGDDDDDGRKNGSENGEDPDGEETAPGDNQET from the exons ATGGAATTTGATGAGGCTCCATCTCGAACTGATGGGAAGTTGGAGAAGGACTcaggcaaagtccccgagtcgttggagatcgaggatgcctcccaccgaagtcagcaaacggtgg CTTTAGCTCTTCATCAAGAGGAGTTTTCCAAGTCTCGAACGGAACTGAGCCGACGTGAGGCCGACTTCCGATGGCTTTCGAAAgagagaaatgccctcaaacttcttaatgggcagaaagaggaagagatcaaAGATCTTCGAGTCAATTTGGCCAAGGcataccaagatcagaccgacctgaccgagcag GAGGTTGATACGATAAGGGCGGAGACCTTAGGGTGGAAAAAAGGCATGGACCGCctcgctgcagaaaaagagactgctcgagcccaattatcatcacCCGAAcatcaacttcaaggcatgaaggagaatatcttggttcaagcaagaaaaatagaggagctcaaggctcg ccgctcaagtacaaGCAAAACAGGCAGCCGAGatgctcaaactcgagcatattgggttgctgaactcgccaaatgccaatctcggagggaaaccctcgaggagatccatgctcgaggttttgatcttaccaaagagataaaaaaggctaaagagcttgaagccgatgCCGGAGCCTTGGCTTCcggtgatgatgatgatgatgggagaaaGAATGGGTCTGAGAACGGGGAAGatcccgatggagaagagactgcccccggAGATAATCAAGAAACTTAG